The nucleotide window TTGAATTGTCCGGAAAGCGGAAGACGCGTCGAAACCAGATGGGAATAGACATAGCCCGCCAGAAGCAGCAACTGGAAGACCAGCATACTGGTTGTCCAAACTGCCGGCGAACCACCGAACCACGGCAGAATGTGTTTGTTCACAATCAGCTGCACTTGAAAGAGAAGGAACGCACTCAAGAATGAAGTCACCGCAAAGAGCAGCAGTGTTGTGGCGCCCACCGATGCTGGTGTTGCATCGGTGACAGTCACCCGGTTATTCGTTCCCATGCCCATCTCGACTCGCGGAGCGTGTGGCTGTATCCCGGACGGCCGGGCCGAAGAATGTGAGGGCAATCAACCTGACCTGAGCCGATCCTTTAGCCGGTTCGTGGCAACACTCACAAAAAGTGTGAGCAGATTCGCTTCACCTGGGGCGTGAGGCGAGGTTACAAGCCACTCCATATCTCCTCGGATCACTACTCCGCCAGTGGTTTTCCCTTGGTGCCGGGCTTCACTTCCGAGTGTTTCTTGGCTTCAGCGATCATCTGTTCGACTTTGTCTTTTGCTTCGTAGTTGGGGTTCGTCGCCAGCAGCTTTTCCCAATCCGCCACGGCTCCAGTAACGTCCATCTTGCCCTGCCACTTTACGAGTCCTCGATTGAAGAGCGTGTTCGCTTTATTCGGCTCGTCAGTGAGCGCCTTGCTGAACTCCGCGATTGCGGAATCGGCGTTGCCCATGTACCAGTACGCCGTGCCCATGTCGGTACGTACACCGGCGTCCGAAGGCCTTGTTTTAAGGGCACGTCCGTAGTAGTCAATTGCGATCGGATACTGCTGTGCGTCGTAATAACTGTTGCCAATACTCGCCAGCAAATCTGCATTGGTAGGATCCGCTTTTAGTTTTTCGATCAGTGGCGCCGCCTGTGTGTCGGCCATGGCCTTCAATTGGGCGGGACTTGGCATCTGGGACGCGGGTTGTTGCGTCGTCGGTGCGCTCGCCATATCCGGAGCGGCCGCCGCGGGACTCTGTGATCCGCGAATCAGCCAGCCGCCAGCGATTCCAACGAGCAGGCAGATCACGGCGAGAACATAGGCCTGCACGCTGGTCCACTGCTGGGTAGAGGTCCGATTTTCAACTGTCATGGTCAGGTACTCCCTTAGAGCCCGTTTCGGTCTCTGGTCTGATTAGCTCTTACCTTGCGCCTGGACACCAGCGATCAACTTTTTTACTGCGGCCTTACGGTCCGCGCTCAACTGCGGATTTGATTTGAGCAATTCCTGCCAGGCGGCTACTGCTCCCTTGCCGTCTTGTTTCCCTTGCCACTTGATCATGCCAAGGTTGAACAATGTATTCGCATCCTTGGGGTCATCGTGCAGCGATTGGTTCAGCTGTGCGATCGCTTCTTCGACATCGCCGTTGTAATACAGGCACGAAGCGAGGTCAGTGCGAATGGCAACGTTCTTGGGGTCGGATTGCAATGCCTTGTCGAAGTACGAGGCCGCTTCCTTGAATTGATGAGTGGACTTGTAGACCAGTGCCACCTGATTGAGCAGAGCGCTGTTGTTGGGATCGCTCTTGAGCTTTTCGAGTAGCGGCTCCGCCTTCTTGTCAGCCATCTGCTTCATCTGCTCGAGAGTTGGCCTTCCGCCAGCCATGCTTGCACGTGTGGCTGTTTCAGCCGGGCCCGCCGAAGCGGCCGGGGGTGCGGCAGGCTGCGATCCACGGAACAGGTAGCCGATCGCCATGCCAACTACCAGGCAAACCGATGCCATCACGAACACTTGTTTCTTCTCCCAGTTCGTTCCCGAAGCGAGCGGCGCGGCATCATTTGCCATAAGAATTAGGAACTCCCGAAGGTGACGGACACAACCGCCACCGAGCCATCCTTGTGACTTCTAACGTATCGCTGGGTGGCCAAGCGGGACAATAAGCGGGATCACATGAGTTTGTGACGTAAATCACAACGAGAGAAGAATCGGAGGGAAAAGCGGGGGCAAAATTAAAAGGGCCGTGACATTGGTTATGCTCTAGCTGCTCGCTCCTGCGAGGGAGCTAACAACGTGGAGACATGCACCGTCACGACCCTCGATGTGACCACTGCTTTCGCAGTTCCAAACCCCGGCTGAACCTCGCAGAACAGTCGGTTTTTTCGGGTCTGGCAGCTCGCCGAGTCACCCCAGCTTGCCTGTCACTCAGCCTACTTCAGGTCCGCCACGGTTTATTTTGGCGTTCCCTTTCAGCCGTCGACGGGACCCAAGTTAAGCGCAACCCCATAAAAAGTCAATGCCGCTTTTCGGTGCAATTGAAGAATAAAAAAACGTCGTCGATGAATGTTACAAGTGGATGAATCGGAAACATTTGGCAAAACAGAAATTAATTCGGGACTAGTTTTGCACAGAATTTCGCACAGAATTTCGCGCGCCCGTTACGGCCGATATTCGCCAAAAAGTTATCTTCTTGACGCGACGCCTTCTTCTCGCGCATGTTGGTAGGAGCACAGGGTAGCAATGTCAGTATTCGTAGCTTACGTTGATGGCGGCTCGCTGGGAAATCCTGGACCATCCGGGATTGGCGTCGTCATGGACTCTCCCGAACGCGATCCCATCCGAATTTCCAAGTGGATCGGCCATCAGGACAACAACGTAGCCGAGTACATCGCCCTGCTCGAAGCCTTGCAGTGCGCCCTCAATCTCAACGCCAGTGGCTTGCAGGTCTATTCCGATTCCCAGGTCGTTGTCCGCCAGATGCGCGGCGAATATGTTTGCCGCAGCCCGCGCCTGTATTCCCTGCATTGGATTTGCCGCAAGCTAGCTCGCTCCCTGAGTTTTTCCATCAACCACGTGTCGCGCGAAGATAATCTTGAAGCTAACCGACTGGCGAACGCGGGCGCGCGCCGGCAGAACTGCTAGCCCGAACTAGTCACCGGAGTGGCATTGTTGGTGTAATCGCGAGCTTTCAGCAGCTAATCCCCTTCGGCCTCCAAGCCGATGGCCTCAATGAAGGCCGCCATGTTGGGCGCAATTTCCTTCGCGCTCTCTGGCCCTGCAACCTGGTCAATCGTCACAATAGGCCAAGGTGGCCCGATACGTAGGTCGAATGCAATAGACTCAAGTCCGCCGTTGCTGCCGAAGAACATGAAGGTCGGAAAACATTCAAGAACTTGCTGATTAGTGTGACAGAGTTCGATGCAATCCTTCACTGCATAGAGCTGAAACCATAAAGGCGGCAATGCAACAGGCCCTTCTCCCCCATTGCTGAATCGCAAGAGTTCAAGATATTCCGCTGGTAGAACTGCTCTTGCCCTCGATTCCAAGAGTGCGATTTCGTCTTGTGAAGCTGGCCCATTAGCCTGCCAGTCGCGTTTTGGTTGGCTGAGGACGTCCCACACGCTCATTAAACTGCTCTTTCGGCAGAAGAGTTCACTTGATAACTGACGAAATCTAGCGATTTCACTCTACTGAGCAAACGAAGACAAATCACTGCCATCTCCCTTACGCCCCGCTCTGAACCCTCTGCATCCACTTCCACGCACTCGAAACAATCTCCGGCAGTCCCCGAGTCGCTTTCCATCCCAATACTTTTTTTGCCAGGGTAGGATCCGCTACCAGCACCGGCGGATCTCCCGCTCGCCTTGGCCCCATGGTGCGCCGCACAGGTTTGCCAGTCGCCGCCTCTGCCGCATGAATCACCGCCAGCACGGAATCCCCATTGCCTGATCCAAGATTGAGAGCGATCGACTCGCCGCCTTTCTCCAGATGCTGGAGCGCCCGCACGTGTGCGTCCGCCAGATCGTTCACGTGGACGTAGTCGCGCACGCACGTTCCATCCGGCGTTGGATAGTCGGTGCCGAAGACTTTCAGTTCGGCGCCGTCTTGCGTGGCCGCGAGAGCGAGCGGAATCAGATGGGTTTCCGGCGTGTGCATCTCGCCAATCTCGCCGCTTTCATCCGCCCCGGCGGCGTTGAAATAGCGCAAGCGTGCCGACCGGAATCCATACGCGTGGTCGTAGGCTTCAAGCGCGTACTCACAAAATAATTTGGACGTTCCGTATGGATTCACCGGCTGCCGCGAATTGTCCTCCGTGATCGGCACCTTTGCCGGCTCGCCATACACCGCGCAGGTTGACGAAAAAACAAAGCGACGAATCCCCGCATCGAGTGTGGAATTCAACAGGCTTAGCGCGCCTTCCACATTATTGCGGAAATATTTTCGCGGGTTCTCGACCGACTCGCCGACATAGGCGGCTGCGGCAAAGTGCATCACTCCTTCGACCCGCTTCAATACTGGCCGCAACTTCGCCTCATCGGCAATGTCGCCCTCGACTAACTCAAATCCCTGAGCCAGCCGTCGATGGCCATTCACCAGGCTGTCGTAAATGATCGCTTCGTATCCAGCCCGCCGCAGAGCGCGTGCCGCATGACTGCCGATATAACCTGCCCCGCCTACTACCAGAATTGCCAATGGATTGGCCCTCGTTCCTGTGTTGAACTACCGCCTGAACAAATCATTCTATTTGAGCGGATGGAAACATGACTTGCAAGGAGCCGGGTTTCGATTTTCAATCGGAGAGCCCCAAGGCTGGCCCATGTTCCCAATCACTCCGGACGAACAAATCCGCAACCAGGTGGCGTCCACAGATACGCCGCCCGAACTGTCGGTTGTTCTCCCCTGCCTTGACGAAGCGCGCACGCTGCCGGCCTGCATCGCGCAGATTCAGCGCGCCATCGCGGAACACAGCATCCACGCCGAGATCATCGTGGCGGACAACGGAAGCACCGACGGCTCTCCCGCGCTCGCGACCTCACTGGGTGCCCGGGTTGTGGCTGTCCCCGAACGCGGTTATGGCAGCGCATTGATGGGCGGCATCGCTGCTGCCCGCGGGCGCTACGTCATCATGGGCGATGCCGACGCCAGCTACGATTTCGGTGACATCCCGAAATTTA belongs to Acidobacteriota bacterium and includes:
- a CDS encoding tetratricopeptide repeat protein; the encoded protein is MANDAAPLASGTNWEKKQVFVMASVCLVVGMAIGYLFRGSQPAAPPAASAGPAETATRASMAGGRPTLEQMKQMADKKAEPLLEKLKSDPNNSALLNQVALVYKSTHQFKEAASYFDKALQSDPKNVAIRTDLASCLYYNGDVEEAIAQLNQSLHDDPKDANTLFNLGMIKWQGKQDGKGAVAAWQELLKSNPQLSADRKAAVKKLIAGVQAQGKS
- a CDS encoding ribonuclease HI family protein produces the protein MSVFVAYVDGGSLGNPGPSGIGVVMDSPERDPIRISKWIGHQDNNVAEYIALLEALQCALNLNASGLQVYSDSQVVVRQMRGEYVCRSPRLYSLHWICRKLARSLSFSINHVSREDNLEANRLANAGARRQNC
- a CDS encoding SMI1/KNR4 family protein, with protein sequence MSVWDVLSQPKRDWQANGPASQDEIALLESRARAVLPAEYLELLRFSNGGEGPVALPPLWFQLYAVKDCIELCHTNQQVLECFPTFMFFGSNGGLESIAFDLRIGPPWPIVTIDQVAGPESAKEIAPNMAAFIEAIGLEAEGD
- the galE gene encoding UDP-glucose 4-epimerase GalE; the encoded protein is MAILVVGGAGYIGSHAARALRRAGYEAIIYDSLVNGHRRLAQGFELVEGDIADEAKLRPVLKRVEGVMHFAAAAYVGESVENPRKYFRNNVEGALSLLNSTLDAGIRRFVFSSTCAVYGEPAKVPITEDNSRQPVNPYGTSKLFCEYALEAYDHAYGFRSARLRYFNAAGADESGEIGEMHTPETHLIPLALAATQDGAELKVFGTDYPTPDGTCVRDYVHVNDLADAHVRALQHLEKGGESIALNLGSGNGDSVLAVIHAAEAATGKPVRRTMGPRRAGDPPVLVADPTLAKKVLGWKATRGLPEIVSSAWKWMQRVQSGA